A segment of the Lolium perenne isolate Kyuss_39 chromosome 3, Kyuss_2.0, whole genome shotgun sequence genome:
TTCTGCGGGTGAACTTAACTCGAGGTAAACTTAACTTGAGATATTCTTTAGAAACGTGAGAGAGCAAAACTTCTAATATAGTTACCATTTAACAGTTCTCTTACTATGATAGGTTCAAGCCAACCTTTTCAATTTTTTAGCAAACTGTACCTTCTGTTTATACTTATGAACACTATGTACATCACTAACTATATTTTAAAAACTATTCAAATTGCATGGAAATTAAAACCACTTGTAGCCACTAATTGATCGGTGTTCATTAGTCTCTCAAAGTCCCAACTGCTTTCATTATGCACATTTCTCTGCTTTTTGTAGGAACATTCTTAAACATACTATTACTCTCAAGTTTTCAATATAATAACTCGAAACAGATTTGCCTTTCACAGATAACTGAATAAAGCAATAGAAATGACATTAACTGAAGTTAaagggtttttgatttttttttgacaaaATACATCTGATTATGGCTTTTGCTTTACATTGGAAAATTGCCTGCTCATGATGTAACTATCTATCTTGCAGCATTTTCTAATTTCACCTGGGCCCTGATACATGTGAAGCTAGAGGTGGAGCTGAGGATGTCACATTTCTGGCAACGCCGAAAGTTGCTTGATTTGTTGCAACAAAGTTATGATCAATATCACTCTCCGCATTCATGGTGCCTTCTAAGACCTTGACTACCTCGGACATCTTAGGTCTTCTTTTGCAATCAATCTGCAAACACCACATCGCGAGTTTCATCATCTGAATTGCGTCATGCTTGTGTGCTTGCATATCGTTACTGTTCTTGTCAATCAAATCTACCAAGTTATCGTACTTCACCTTTTCTTCCAATAGGGTAATGAGATGGACACTCTCTTCTGATCGGGAGGTGTCGATGTTCTTTCTTCCGCTGATGACTTCCATGACCACAACACCAAAGCTATAGATATCAGCCTTCTCTGTGATCTGTGATGTCAACCATTCAGGAGCTAAATATCCAGGTGTGCCTCTCATTCTAGTAACCACTTGGCTTATATCCCTATCGATGAGCTTGCACAGTCCAAAATCAGAAAGTTTTGCATTGTAGTTGTCATCTAATAGGATATTTTGTGGTTTCACATCCAAATGAGCAATTCTTTTCGTGCACTCCTCGTGAAGATAAGAGAGGCCCTTAGCTATTTGGGTAATGATCTTGCATCGCGTGCTCCAATCCAGAGGAGGAGCAATATTGTCATGTCGACGGTAGATCCATCTGTCCAAGGATCCTTTCGGCATATACTCGTATACCAAGAGCCTATGAGATTTTTCTGCACAGAAACCAATCAATCTCACCAGATTGATGTGATGGATGCTCCCAATTGTCTGAACCTCTGCTGAAAATTCTCGTTTCCCCTGGCCAGCTCGATCCAAACGTTTTACTGCAATACTGTCCTCCCCAAATTGTCCCTTGAAAACAGACCCAAATCCTCCTTCCCCAAGCTTGTCAGTGAACTGCTCAGTTGCTACCTTTAGCTGTTGAAATGTGAACCTCATCGGTGTTCCTTGTAGCTCCCCaaactcttcctcttcctccatctcctggtGTTTCTGTTGTGCTCTTCTTTTACGTATATAGCAAGTGATTGTGAACAACACGGTCACCAATATAAAGCTGCCGACGCTAACTCCAATAGCAATAGGTGTGACTGATTTCCTTGGCCCGGTAGGAGCAAGCGGAGGACTTGCAGGTGAAGGTGGTTTCTCGAGCGTTGGTGTAGGCGGAGGACTCGTAGCTGCTGGCAAAATTGTTAGATTCATTGGAGGACAGAAAATGACCTGATAGTTAGTGCCCGCTGGGCAAGCGTGCGT
Coding sequences within it:
- the LOC127340788 gene encoding G-type lectin S-receptor-like serine/threonine-protein kinase SD2-5, which encodes MPATSVPSGLNLLLLLLLLFVGTSEATTINITNRCSYTVWPAALPVGGGATELESGQVWTLDMPAGISNGRIWARTGCSFSSNGKWSCQTGDCAGAFACNILGKPPYTFAELSTSSPQNYFDISVVDGFNVPMDFLSVPVQEGEKECSKGPRCAANITSQCPKEMQVPGGCKNTCTGTGSSNCTYAGFFKRMCPDAYSLSNDSATHACPAGTNYQVIFCPPMNLTILPAATSPPPTPTLEKPPSPASPPLAPTGPRKSVTPIAIGVSVGSFILVTVLFTITCYIRKRRAQQKHQEMEEEEEFGELQGTPMRFTFQQLKVATEQFTDKLGEGGFGSVFKGQFGEDSIAVKRLDRAGQGKREFSAEVQTIGSIHHINLVRLIGFCAEKSHRLLVYEYMPKGSLDRWIYRRHDNIAPPLDWSTRCKIITQIAKGLSYLHEECTKRIAHLDVKPQNILLDDNYNAKLSDFGLCKLIDRDISQVVTRMRGTPGYLAPEWLTSQITEKADIYSFGVVVMEVISGRKNIDTSRSEESVHLITLLEEKVKYDNLVDLIDKNSNDMQAHKHDAIQMMKLAMWCLQIDCKRRPKMSEVVKVLEGTMNAESDIDHNFVATNQATFGVARNVTSSAPPLASHVSGPR